In Marinobacter sp. LQ44, the following are encoded in one genomic region:
- a CDS encoding aminotransferase class V-fold PLP-dependent enzyme: MTDLSVVKNTNSPAFDVEAIRRDFPILAQEINGKPLVYLDNGASAQKPQAVLDAMDRYYREMHSNVHRGAHTLGDRATAAFEGAREVVRHFLNAPSTKEIIWTRGTTEAINLVANGLAPRLKAGDEILVSHMEHHANIVPWQMIAERTGAKVVPVQVTPEGELDLDSFNSLLNERTRVLALTHASNVLGTVNPVAPLIEQAKKQGVITLIDGAQAVPHFKPDVQALGCDFYVFSSHKLFGPTGIGVLYGRAELLEEMPPYQGGGEMIERVSFERTTWNVLPYKFEAGTPAIAEAVGLAAAIDYLDRLDRQAMEAAENALLIRANELVETVPGMEIIGTARQKVPVMSFKIAGLHPSDIGTLLDQQGIAIRTGHHCAMPLMDFYGVPGTARASFAFYNTLEEVEKLFTGLQKIQRLFT; this comes from the coding sequence ATGACTGACCTGTCCGTGGTAAAGAACACCAACTCCCCGGCGTTTGATGTAGAAGCCATCCGCCGAGACTTCCCGATCCTGGCACAGGAAATCAACGGGAAGCCGCTGGTGTATCTGGACAACGGCGCTTCGGCCCAGAAGCCGCAAGCCGTGCTCGATGCCATGGACCGCTATTACCGCGAGATGCATTCCAACGTGCATCGGGGCGCCCACACCCTGGGCGACCGGGCAACAGCTGCCTTTGAAGGCGCCCGGGAAGTGGTGCGTCATTTCCTGAACGCCCCCAGCACCAAAGAAATCATCTGGACCCGGGGCACCACGGAGGCCATCAACCTGGTGGCCAATGGCCTGGCTCCGCGCCTGAAAGCCGGCGATGAGATCCTGGTCAGTCATATGGAACACCACGCCAACATCGTGCCGTGGCAGATGATCGCCGAGCGCACTGGCGCCAAAGTGGTCCCTGTGCAGGTGACCCCCGAAGGCGAGCTTGACCTTGATTCATTCAACAGCCTGCTGAACGAGCGCACCCGAGTATTGGCCCTTACCCACGCATCCAACGTGCTGGGCACAGTAAACCCGGTGGCGCCACTGATCGAACAGGCGAAGAAACAGGGCGTGATCACACTGATTGATGGCGCCCAGGCCGTGCCCCACTTCAAGCCGGATGTGCAGGCGCTGGGTTGCGATTTCTACGTGTTTTCATCCCACAAACTGTTCGGCCCTACCGGCATCGGTGTGCTGTACGGCCGTGCAGAACTGCTGGAAGAAATGCCTCCTTACCAGGGTGGAGGCGAGATGATTGAGCGGGTGTCGTTCGAGCGCACCACCTGGAACGTTCTGCCCTACAAGTTTGAAGCTGGCACCCCGGCAATTGCCGAAGCCGTCGGCCTCGCGGCCGCGATAGACTACCTGGACAGGCTGGACCGCCAGGCCATGGAAGCGGCAGAAAATGCCCTGCTTATCCGTGCCAACGAGCTGGTAGAGACGGTTCCGGGCATGGAGATTATCGGCACCGCGAGGCAGAAAGTACCGGTAATGTCCTTCAAGATTGCGGGCCTGCACCCAAGCGATATAGGCACCCTGCTGGACCAGCAAGGCATTGCCATCCGCACCGGCCATCACTGCGCCATGCCATTAATGGATTTCTACGGAGTACCCGGTACAGCCCGGGCTTCGTTTGCGTTCTACAATACGCTGGAAGAGGTCGAGAAACTGTTTACCGGCCTGCAAAAGATCCAGCGCCTGTTTACCTGA
- a CDS encoding HesB/IscA family protein: MSAEVFTPSDVNVTMTPTAVKHVRKQLDKKPEAKGIRLAIKKSGCSGFKYETQWVETPESDDRIFTIDGVDVFVKQEHLPLVNGIEIDFVTEGVNSLFRFRNPNATAECGCGESFTVA; this comes from the coding sequence ATGTCAGCCGAAGTCTTCACCCCAAGCGATGTGAACGTCACCATGACCCCGACGGCGGTCAAACACGTTCGCAAACAACTGGATAAAAAGCCGGAAGCCAAGGGCATTCGCCTGGCCATCAAAAAGAGTGGCTGCTCCGGCTTCAAGTATGAAACCCAGTGGGTAGAAACCCCGGAATCCGATGACCGTATTTTTACCATCGACGGTGTGGATGTGTTCGTAAAGCAGGAACACCTGCCACTGGTGAATGGTATTGAAATCGATTTTGTTACTGAGGGCGTTAATTCCCTGTTCCGCTTCCGCAACCCCAACGCTACCGCGGAGTGTGGGTGTGGTGAGAGTTTTACGGTAGCTTGA
- the sufT gene encoding putative Fe-S cluster assembly protein SufT, with the protein MQEREVVLTKREVEARLVPSGTEIMIPSDTFVTITQSLGGTFTVAVNGNLARIEGHDADALGKQPLESSFDTPEDGTINENQVWEALRNCYDPEIPVNVVDLGLIYECKIENGTEHGNHVYIRMTLTAAGCGMGPVITNDVQTKVEHVPNVDKVTVELTFDPPWNNDMLTDEAKLELGML; encoded by the coding sequence ATGCAAGAACGCGAAGTCGTACTGACAAAACGCGAAGTGGAAGCCCGGCTGGTGCCTTCCGGTACGGAAATCATGATTCCGTCGGACACCTTCGTGACCATCACCCAGTCCCTTGGCGGCACCTTTACCGTCGCGGTGAACGGCAACCTCGCCCGTATTGAAGGCCACGACGCAGACGCCCTGGGCAAACAGCCCCTGGAAAGCAGCTTTGACACCCCGGAAGACGGCACCATCAACGAAAACCAGGTGTGGGAAGCCCTGCGCAACTGCTACGACCCGGAAATCCCGGTCAACGTGGTGGATCTGGGCCTGATCTATGAGTGCAAGATCGAAAACGGCACTGAACACGGCAATCACGTTTATATCCGGATGACCCTCACCGCCGCGGGCTGTGGCATGGGGCCCGTCATCACCAACGATGTGCAAACCAAGGTGGAGCATGTCCCCAACGTCGACAAGGTAACGGTTGAGCTGACCTTTGATCCGCCCTGGAACAACGATATGCTCACCGACGAAGCCAAACTCGAACTGGGAATGCTATGA
- a CDS encoding SufE family protein produces MTASKEQFLDNPLGVKTTLEDVLDAFEFLDDWEERYAYIVDLGKQLPAFPDDERTEENYVHGCQSQVWLVHHHDEDSGKLFLLIDSDAIIVRGLAAIILVALNGKTPRELLATDIDELFEQLDLFRHISPTRGNGLRAMVGKIRDIAAAEAA; encoded by the coding sequence ATGACCGCCAGCAAGGAACAATTTCTCGACAACCCTCTGGGGGTAAAAACCACCCTCGAAGACGTTCTGGACGCCTTTGAGTTTCTGGACGATTGGGAAGAGCGCTACGCCTACATCGTCGACCTGGGCAAACAGTTGCCGGCATTCCCGGATGACGAGCGGACAGAAGAGAATTACGTGCATGGCTGCCAGAGTCAGGTGTGGCTGGTTCACCATCACGATGAGGACAGCGGCAAACTGTTCCTGCTGATCGACTCAGACGCCATCATCGTGCGCGGTCTGGCGGCCATTATACTGGTAGCCCTGAACGGCAAGACACCGCGAGAATTGTTGGCCACCGACATCGATGAACTGTTTGAACAACTGGACCTGTTCCGCCATATCTCCCCGACACGGGGTAACGGCCTGCGGGCTATGGTCGGGAAGATCCGGGACATCGCGGCGGCCGAGGCCGCCTGA
- a CDS encoding flagellar assembly protein T N-terminal domain-containing protein: MKAIVLLLLWVCSGVVSAAVLEGVGHANIRENNLDQARAEARQAAMRDLALQYEASVSTQDTLENGELTQSRTRLSATAQLRNATIVDEYRSGNLLRVVVRAEMADASGTESCKAGEASGLRKRVAVTGFPIVRPQQGGNPGLDDAGEKLPQALIARLQSQGRMQVLGSTSLQLFSDLPDAPTSRQNLAANHLTNVVQLARELGAQFVVSGVIRDIGVADPNAWGSSIVNRMQRGIGLVDTSRRFEAEVMVFDGFSGSPVFRQRFETSARWDPKGAGTGGFASAGFETSEWGQAVSGVIDDMAVAVNNALACQPFMARVTRVESNRVTLASGATAGLRPGDELNIYRSQRYFDSLEGTPELTDAKVSITLDNVHPDFSTGRLPVTGGQVNIQRDDMAIIW, from the coding sequence ATGAAAGCCATTGTTCTATTGTTGCTTTGGGTCTGCTCGGGCGTGGTCAGTGCCGCCGTGCTTGAGGGGGTGGGCCATGCCAATATCCGGGAGAACAATCTGGACCAGGCCCGCGCCGAGGCCCGGCAGGCGGCCATGCGTGATCTCGCTTTGCAGTACGAAGCCAGCGTAAGCACCCAGGATACCCTTGAAAACGGTGAGCTGACACAGTCCCGAACCCGGCTTTCGGCCACCGCCCAGTTACGTAACGCCACCATCGTGGATGAATACCGTAGCGGCAACCTTTTGCGGGTGGTGGTGCGGGCCGAGATGGCGGATGCTTCCGGTACCGAAAGCTGTAAGGCCGGGGAAGCCTCCGGGCTGCGCAAGCGAGTTGCGGTGACAGGATTTCCGATTGTCCGGCCACAGCAGGGAGGTAACCCGGGGCTTGATGATGCCGGCGAGAAACTGCCGCAGGCACTGATTGCCCGCCTGCAGTCTCAGGGCAGAATGCAGGTGTTGGGCTCTACCTCGTTGCAACTTTTCAGCGATTTGCCAGACGCCCCGACCTCGCGCCAGAATCTGGCGGCGAATCATCTGACCAATGTGGTCCAACTGGCCCGGGAGCTCGGCGCGCAGTTTGTGGTGTCTGGCGTCATCAGGGATATCGGTGTGGCTGATCCTAATGCCTGGGGCAGTTCCATCGTGAACCGAATGCAGCGGGGGATCGGGCTGGTGGATACCAGTCGCCGGTTTGAAGCAGAAGTGATGGTGTTCGATGGCTTCAGCGGTTCGCCGGTGTTTCGTCAGCGCTTTGAAACCTCTGCTCGCTGGGATCCGAAAGGTGCCGGCACGGGTGGCTTTGCGTCGGCCGGCTTTGAAACATCGGAGTGGGGGCAGGCGGTGTCAGGCGTGATTGATGATATGGCTGTAGCCGTTAATAATGCGCTGGCGTGCCAACCGTTCATGGCCCGGGTGACCCGTGTGGAGAGCAATCGTGTGACCCTGGCTTCCGGCGCGACCGCCGGATTGCGGCCGGGCGACGAGCTCAATATCTACCGTAGTCAGCGTTATTTCGATTCACTGGAGGGTACACCGGAGCTGACGGATGCGAAGGTGTCTATTACCCTGGATAACGTCCACCCGGATTTCAGCACCGGTCGCCTGCCAGTGACCGGTGGCCAGGTGAATATCCAGAGGGACGATATGGCGATTATCTGGTGA
- a CDS encoding LPP20 family lipoprotein: MTLRWTLVPVLVFTLAACAPVGSYQNSSQDTRTEFEPITVRVSGFGTYQDVREDRVNPRKRLMARRASQLDAYRNLAERVYGTVIYGSSTVNDFVVNNDNFRTYVDSYIRGARMVAVNEHSDGVIETVMELKLEPRFRECVSRVVDDQVRDQCMIPMPRQNDRVGDVETRRTQSLYYLD, from the coding sequence ATGACACTGCGATGGACTCTCGTGCCTGTTCTGGTTTTTACATTGGCAGCCTGCGCGCCGGTGGGCAGCTATCAGAACAGCTCGCAGGATACCCGTACCGAATTTGAACCCATCACCGTTCGGGTCAGTGGTTTTGGCACGTACCAGGATGTCCGGGAAGACCGCGTTAACCCCCGCAAGCGACTGATGGCCCGGCGTGCTTCGCAACTGGATGCCTATCGGAACCTGGCTGAGCGGGTATACGGTACGGTGATTTACGGCAGCTCCACGGTGAATGATTTTGTTGTTAACAACGACAACTTCCGCACCTATGTCGACAGCTATATTCGCGGCGCGCGGATGGTGGCGGTGAATGAGCATAGCGATGGTGTGATTGAGACAGTGATGGAGCTCAAGCTGGAACCAAGGTTTCGCGAGTGCGTTTCACGGGTGGTGGATGATCAAGTTCGGGATCAATGTATGATCCCCATGCCGCGTCAGAACGACCGGGTAGGGGATGTGGAAACCCGGCGCACCCAGTCACTCTATTATCTGGACTAA
- the traF gene encoding conjugal transfer protein TraF, with protein sequence MKTNRLCKLSLAISLSIATTSALASPQAPMSARSFAMGGTGVAVAHPSAAPLANPAMMAAPQHDWADDFGLMLPSVNARFADEEEVVDQIDDIQDTIDELEQSINSLNQGSAQDNAGKLREQLQNFDRDTVRVNAGLGLAVALPGPSLSVGVMANGNLTATVRGEYSENDDARLAAVEAGILTPGITDELESRGSILASAVAEVGLSFARSFELNNGEQLQLGITPKYVELRTFQYTERVSRFDDEDFDADEFETDKSGFNLDIGAAYAFGENREWNAGVVVKNLIPMELDSAQARPLLGEEKRTLELNPMVTAAIAHKSDYHVVTAELDLTKKKAFGFEDDTQWLAVGAEFDAWRYAQLRAGIRHNLASNSDNDGIEEDTQFTAGLGLNVLGARLDIGALYSSADVGAAIELGTSF encoded by the coding sequence ATGAAAACAAACCGCCTTTGCAAATTGTCCCTGGCCATCAGCCTTTCCATTGCCACCACCTCTGCCCTTGCGAGCCCGCAGGCTCCCATGTCGGCCCGCTCGTTCGCCATGGGTGGAACTGGCGTCGCCGTAGCACACCCCTCTGCTGCCCCCTTGGCAAACCCCGCCATGATGGCGGCACCGCAGCACGACTGGGCGGATGATTTCGGCCTGATGCTGCCTTCGGTCAATGCACGATTTGCGGATGAAGAAGAAGTTGTTGATCAGATTGATGATATTCAGGACACAATTGATGAACTCGAGCAATCCATCAACAGCCTGAACCAGGGATCCGCCCAGGATAATGCAGGAAAGCTGCGAGAGCAGCTTCAGAATTTCGACCGTGATACTGTCCGAGTGAATGCCGGTCTCGGATTGGCCGTGGCTCTTCCCGGGCCTAGCCTGTCGGTTGGAGTGATGGCGAACGGCAACCTGACCGCAACCGTTCGAGGCGAGTACAGCGAAAACGATGACGCCCGATTGGCAGCTGTCGAAGCCGGGATCCTGACACCTGGCATTACCGACGAACTGGAATCCAGAGGCAGCATCCTTGCCTCTGCAGTTGCAGAGGTTGGTTTGAGTTTCGCCAGATCCTTCGAGCTCAATAACGGCGAGCAGCTTCAGCTAGGCATAACCCCCAAGTACGTCGAACTCCGTACCTTCCAATACACCGAACGAGTCTCAAGATTTGACGACGAAGATTTCGACGCTGACGAGTTCGAAACCGACAAAAGCGGCTTCAACCTGGACATCGGTGCTGCCTATGCCTTCGGTGAGAACCGCGAGTGGAATGCCGGTGTGGTGGTCAAAAACCTGATTCCGATGGAGCTGGACTCCGCACAGGCACGCCCGCTACTTGGCGAAGAGAAACGCACCCTCGAACTCAACCCCATGGTTACCGCAGCCATCGCCCACAAGAGCGACTACCACGTAGTCACCGCCGAACTGGACCTGACCAAGAAAAAAGCCTTCGGCTTTGAAGACGATACACAATGGCTGGCTGTCGGCGCCGAATTCGACGCCTGGCGTTACGCCCAGCTGCGCGCCGGTATCCGCCACAACCTGGCCAGCAACAGCGACAACGACGGTATTGAAGAAGATACCCAGTTCACCGCTGGTCTGGGCCTGAATGTTCTTGGCGCCCGTCTGGATATTGGCGCCCTTTACAGCAGCGCTGATGTGGGTGCCGCGATCGAGCTTGGCACCTCCTTCTGA
- a CDS encoding tRNA nucleotidyltransferase, with product MQTYLVGGAVRDKLLGLEVKDRDWVVVGSTPDEMRAKGFKQVGADFPVFLHPKTGEEYALARTERKQGRGYHGFTVYSAPDVTLEQDLKRRDLTINAMAETEDGQLVDPFHGHGDLEQKKLRHVSEAFAEDPLRILRTARFAARLQPMGFTVCHETRALMQEMVCEGELGDLVPERVWQEVQRALHEKAPGVFFDVLKDVGALEVLIPELASPGILQHGLQALHCVHRKNGNTSQRFAALLCAVPEPAAVARAKAMKSPNDCKDMVHLVCLYMEHLGDQSPQVLVPEQALALLGKADLWRRPERFIELQETLAYAVSPGQSDSLYRLNLAARHASAVNPQDLIKQGYKGKALGDAIRNERLARIKQALTN from the coding sequence ATGCAAACCTATCTGGTAGGCGGCGCCGTTCGGGACAAACTGCTCGGCCTTGAGGTAAAAGACCGTGACTGGGTCGTGGTTGGCAGCACACCAGATGAAATGCGAGCGAAAGGTTTCAAGCAGGTAGGGGCCGATTTCCCGGTATTCCTGCACCCGAAAACCGGTGAGGAATACGCTCTGGCCCGCACCGAACGCAAGCAGGGCCGGGGCTACCATGGGTTTACCGTATACAGCGCCCCGGATGTCACCCTGGAGCAGGATCTGAAGCGCCGGGACCTGACCATCAACGCCATGGCAGAAACCGAAGATGGCCAGTTGGTCGATCCTTTCCACGGTCACGGCGACCTCGAGCAGAAAAAGCTTCGTCATGTGTCCGAAGCCTTTGCGGAAGACCCCCTGCGCATCCTTAGAACCGCCCGGTTTGCCGCACGACTGCAACCCATGGGTTTTACCGTATGCCACGAAACCAGGGCCCTGATGCAAGAGATGGTCTGTGAGGGCGAACTGGGGGACCTTGTTCCGGAGCGCGTATGGCAGGAGGTTCAGCGAGCACTGCATGAGAAAGCACCAGGTGTCTTTTTCGATGTGCTCAAAGACGTTGGCGCCCTGGAGGTTCTGATTCCAGAGCTCGCCAGCCCCGGCATTCTCCAGCACGGGCTTCAGGCCCTGCATTGCGTGCACCGGAAAAACGGCAACACGTCGCAGCGCTTCGCCGCATTGCTGTGCGCCGTGCCGGAACCCGCCGCTGTCGCTCGCGCAAAAGCCATGAAAAGCCCGAATGACTGCAAAGACATGGTACACCTGGTCTGTCTTTACATGGAGCACCTGGGCGATCAGAGCCCGCAGGTCCTTGTGCCGGAGCAAGCCCTGGCGTTGTTGGGGAAAGCGGACCTCTGGCGCCGCCCGGAGCGCTTTATTGAATTGCAGGAAACCCTGGCCTACGCCGTTAGCCCTGGCCAGTCCGACAGCCTTTACCGGCTCAACCTGGCCGCACGACACGCCTCAGCGGTTAACCCCCAAGACCTGATCAAACAGGGCTACAAAGGAAAAGCCCTGGGCGATGCAATCCGCAACGAGCGGCTGGCACGTATCAAACAGGCATTGACCAACTGA
- a CDS encoding pteridine reductase, giving the protein MAAPVVLITGAAHRLGARTAEVLHARGWNVVIHYRSRADQAAELVDKLNRERSDSATSIQADLTDMEQVVSLAKTACQHWERLDGLVNNASVFYPRTTEDSGEDDWNAVMGANLKAPFFLLKYCLPELKKNKGAVVNLIDIYSEKPLNDHPLYCASKAGLAALTRSWAKDHAPEIRVNGVSPGAILWPEGEAEIDTVYQQAILDKTPLSRTGNPDDIAGAIAYLLCDAPFVTGQILSVDGGRSLNM; this is encoded by the coding sequence ATGGCAGCTCCTGTTGTTCTGATCACCGGCGCCGCCCACCGTCTCGGCGCCCGTACCGCGGAGGTCCTGCACGCCCGGGGCTGGAATGTGGTCATCCACTATCGTTCGAGGGCGGACCAAGCGGCCGAACTGGTGGACAAACTGAACCGGGAACGGTCTGACTCAGCCACCTCGATACAGGCAGACCTGACAGACATGGAACAGGTTGTCAGCCTGGCCAAAACCGCCTGCCAACATTGGGAGCGCCTGGACGGCCTGGTCAACAACGCCTCAGTCTTCTATCCCAGAACCACCGAAGACTCTGGCGAAGACGACTGGAACGCCGTCATGGGCGCCAACCTGAAAGCGCCATTCTTTCTGCTCAAGTATTGCTTGCCGGAACTGAAAAAAAACAAGGGAGCCGTGGTCAACCTGATCGACATCTACAGCGAAAAACCGCTGAACGATCACCCCCTGTATTGTGCCAGCAAAGCGGGCCTGGCCGCCCTCACCCGATCCTGGGCCAAAGATCATGCCCCAGAAATCAGGGTAAACGGTGTATCGCCTGGCGCTATACTCTGGCCAGAGGGCGAGGCCGAAATCGACACGGTTTACCAGCAGGCCATTCTGGACAAAACACCCCTGTCCCGTACCGGCAACCCCGACGACATTGCCGGTGCCATCGCCTACCTGTTGTGCGATGCCCCGTTTGTGACCGGCCAGATTCTCTCCGTCGATGGCGGTCGTAGCCTGAATATGTAA
- a CDS encoding acetyl-CoA C-acetyltransferase, whose amino-acid sequence MRDVVIVAAKRTAVGSFGGGLSSLRADQLGSAVIKALMEETGVAGEQINEVILGQVLTAGCGQNPARQAAINAGLPNSTPAITINKVCGSGLKAVHMAVQAIQCGDAEMIVAGGQESMSQAPHVLPNSRNGQRMGNWSMVDTMVNDGLWDAFNDYHMGITAENIVEKYGISRDEQDEFAAASQQKAVAAQNAGYFDGQIVPITIPQRKGDPLVISKDECPRDGVTGDSLGKLRPAFKKDGSVTAGNASSLNDGAAAVMVCSAEKAKELGLTPLATIKAHANAGVDPTIMGTGPIPASQRCLERAGWTAAELDLIEANEAFAAQAISVNRDMGWDTSKVNVNGGAIAIGHPIGASGCRILVTLLHEMARRDAKKGLATLCIGGGMGVALAVER is encoded by the coding sequence ATGCGTGATGTCGTGATTGTTGCCGCAAAACGTACCGCTGTTGGCAGCTTCGGTGGCGGTTTGTCCAGCCTGCGGGCCGACCAACTCGGTTCCGCCGTGATCAAGGCGCTGATGGAAGAAACCGGCGTGGCCGGCGAGCAGATCAATGAAGTAATCCTGGGCCAGGTACTGACTGCCGGTTGCGGTCAGAACCCTGCCCGCCAGGCAGCCATCAATGCCGGCCTGCCAAACTCCACACCAGCGATTACCATCAACAAGGTATGTGGTTCCGGCCTGAAAGCAGTTCACATGGCGGTGCAAGCCATTCAGTGCGGCGATGCCGAGATGATTGTCGCTGGCGGCCAGGAAAGCATGAGCCAGGCGCCGCACGTTCTGCCCAACAGCCGTAATGGCCAGCGCATGGGCAACTGGAGCATGGTCGACACCATGGTGAACGATGGTCTGTGGGATGCCTTCAACGATTACCACATGGGCATCACCGCCGAAAACATTGTGGAGAAGTACGGAATCAGCCGGGACGAGCAGGACGAATTCGCCGCAGCCTCCCAGCAAAAAGCCGTGGCTGCCCAGAACGCCGGCTACTTTGACGGCCAGATTGTTCCGATCACCATTCCCCAGCGCAAGGGCGACCCGCTGGTGATCAGCAAAGACGAATGCCCCCGCGACGGCGTGACCGGAGACAGCCTTGGCAAACTGCGCCCGGCGTTCAAAAAAGACGGCTCCGTGACCGCCGGCAACGCCTCATCCCTGAACGACGGTGCCGCCGCCGTGATGGTGTGCAGCGCCGAGAAAGCCAAGGAACTGGGCCTGACCCCGCTGGCCACCATCAAGGCCCACGCCAATGCTGGTGTTGACCCCACCATCATGGGTACCGGCCCGATTCCCGCCAGCCAGCGCTGCCTTGAGCGGGCCGGCTGGACGGCCGCAGAGCTGGACCTGATCGAAGCCAACGAAGCCTTCGCGGCCCAGGCCATCTCGGTCAACCGGGACATGGGCTGGGATACCAGCAAGGTCAACGTAAATGGCGGCGCCATTGCCATCGGCCACCCAATCGGCGCCTCCGGCTGCCGTATTCTGGTTACCCTGCTGCACGAAATGGCACGCCGCGACGCCAAGAAAGGCCTGGCGACTTTGTGCATCGGTGGCGGCATGGGTGTAGCCCTGGCGGTAGAGCGCTAA
- the trmL gene encoding tRNA (uridine(34)/cytosine(34)/5-carboxymethylaminomethyluridine(34)-2'-O)-methyltransferase TrmL, with product MLHVVLYEPEIPPNTGNIIRLCANTGCQLHLIEPLGFSLEDKQMRRAGLDYSEYATVKIHPDYASFLETEQPARLFGLSTKGSRHYHEAAFQDGDYLMFGPETRGLPANVREALPEQNRLRVPMRPESRSLNLSNTAALVVYEAWRQTGFNGAV from the coding sequence GTGCTGCACGTTGTACTCTATGAGCCGGAGATACCGCCCAATACCGGCAATATCATCCGGCTCTGCGCCAACACCGGCTGTCAGCTGCACCTGATTGAACCGCTGGGGTTTTCCCTGGAGGACAAACAGATGCGCAGGGCCGGGCTGGATTACAGCGAGTACGCCACCGTAAAGATCCACCCGGATTACGCCAGCTTCCTGGAAACCGAACAGCCCGCAAGGCTGTTCGGGCTCAGCACGAAAGGCAGCCGCCACTATCACGAGGCCGCTTTCCAGGATGGCGACTACCTGATGTTCGGGCCGGAAACCCGAGGGCTGCCAGCAAACGTTCGGGAAGCCCTGCCAGAACAGAACCGGCTGCGGGTGCCCATGCGCCCGGAAAGCCGCAGCCTGAATCTGTCCAATACCGCGGCCCTGGTGGTTTATGAGGCCTGGCGGCAGACCGGATTCAACGGCGCCGTCTGA
- a CDS encoding heme ABC transporter ATP-binding protein yields MVLEIQNLSVSLAGTEIVSDINLTVSAGEVLMLLGPNGAGKSTLMKALAGELPYRGRIRLAGRELGGWCPGELARHRAIMPQSVEVNFPLTVEEVVALGRPAATRRCADSVAEILMEALEIKHLRHRLVPGLSGGEQQRLQLARVLGQIWDTRQDRLLLLDECTSALDPAHQQMVLELVGAMAREHGVAVLAIVHDLNLAAQFADRMVVMKSGRCFHEGGSSEVLTPSLLKAVYGYRARVIQLPEGYPLVIPLASGSAQTAPLNPVCRQAS; encoded by the coding sequence ATGGTCCTGGAAATTCAGAACTTGAGTGTATCTCTAGCGGGAACGGAGATTGTCAGCGATATCAATCTGACGGTGTCTGCTGGTGAAGTATTGATGCTGCTGGGGCCGAATGGTGCGGGTAAGTCAACGCTTATGAAAGCACTGGCTGGAGAATTGCCGTACCGGGGCCGGATCCGACTTGCAGGCCGCGAACTTGGTGGCTGGTGCCCGGGTGAGCTGGCACGCCATCGGGCGATTATGCCTCAGAGTGTTGAGGTTAACTTCCCACTAACGGTGGAGGAAGTGGTGGCCCTTGGTCGTCCGGCCGCAACCCGCCGATGCGCGGATTCCGTGGCAGAAATCCTGATGGAAGCCCTGGAGATCAAGCATTTGCGGCATCGACTGGTGCCGGGATTGTCCGGCGGGGAACAGCAGAGGTTGCAGCTGGCAAGAGTGCTGGGGCAGATATGGGATACCCGACAGGATCGACTGTTATTGCTGGACGAGTGTACGTCGGCACTGGACCCTGCGCACCAACAGATGGTGCTGGAGTTGGTGGGCGCAATGGCCCGGGAGCACGGGGTGGCCGTGCTGGCCATTGTCCATGACCTTAATCTTGCGGCTCAGTTTGCAGACCGAATGGTGGTCATGAAGTCCGGCCGCTGCTTTCATGAGGGGGGCTCCAGTGAGGTTCTGACGCCGTCACTATTGAAAGCGGTTTACGGCTATCGAGCCCGGGTTATCCAACTCCCTGAGGGCTATCCGCTGGTCATTCCCCTTGCCAGCGGGAGTGCTCAGACGGCGCCGTTGAATCCGGTCTGCCGCCAGGCCTCATAA